The following DNA comes from Flammeovirgaceae bacterium.
TGGAGTGGGCGATATACAACAGTGAAATATTTGAGCACATTATCCCCATTGCCTGCAATGCAAAGCACTCTGCCTGGGGAATTGCCATTAACGAAGCGCAGCGCATGGCCATTGCCGCTGACAAAAGTTGGGTCACAAAAACACCAGGAGCAGGGCGCGAAGGGCTAAAGGCCGCGCGCGCCATGAGCATGCCCACCTTCAGGAGCTACCAAGCCTTTGAAAGCCAACGCGATGAGGACGCCCGCAAGCTGGACGGGTACAAAGCGGCCTCCTATCAGCAATACCAGGGGAAGAAGCTGGCCGACCGCTTTAATGCATTTAGCTATTGGGCACTTACGCTGGCCATGGACAACCACCATGTAGGGCGGGGGCATGCCAGCCTCCACGAGGCCTTGGGCAACATTAGGGCAAAAACACTGGTATTGGGCATCGATAGCGACTTACTGTTCCCTGTGGCAGAGCAGGAGTTCATTTATAAAAACATTGGGGATGCCCGCTTCGAAATCATTCAATCCAAATATGGCCACGATGCCTTTTTGATTGAAACCAACAAACTTAAATCCATCATTCAATCTTTTATCAAACCAAAATTCGTTTTACAATGAGCAAAAAGCTAAAACTGGGGGTGTTTGGTTTGGGCAGCGTAGGCCAGGGGCTGTACGCAGTGTTGGAGCATTCCAAAAACCCAAACCTTGAGGTAAAAAAGATAGTCATCAAAAACCCAACAAAGGCACGTACGATCACGGCCCCAATTTTTAGCAC
Coding sequences within:
- the metX gene encoding homoserine O-acetyltransferase encodes the protein MEAKEHLYQHKGYFKLGSGSALPGFQLKYTTMGKPDTGKSNVVWVCHALTGSSSFHDWWGDLFLEGGLFDPNEYFIVCANVLGGCYGSTGPLSINPETSAPYFHDFPTLTNRDMVAAFDMLRAHLGIERIHTLIGASLGGQQVLEWAIYNSEIFEHIIPIACNAKHSAWGIAINEAQRMAIAADKSWVTKTPGAGREGLKAARAMSMPTFRSYQAFESQRDEDARKLDGYKAASYQQYQGKKLADRFNAFSYWALTLAMDNHHVGRGHASLHEALGNIRAKTLVLGIDSDLLFPVAEQEFIYKNIGDARFEIIQSKYGHDAFLIETNKLKSIIQSFIKPKFVLQ